GCCTCTGTCGCGCCCGACGGCGTACCGCTACCTTGGTCGCATGGCACGGGAAATCCGCATCGAGATCAGCGACGAGGCGTACGAAGCGCTGGAGCGCGCCGCAGCCGAGAAGCACGTGCCCGCCGAGGACTACGCGGGCCGCGTGCTCGACGCCGACCTGACCCGTACCCGGTTCCTCGAAGGCGCCCGCACCTTCGTCGCCCAGCACGGCCAGGCCTTCGCGGAGCGCTTCGACCGCCCCGGGGGCCCCGCCGTCGGGGCCGCCTGAATCCGGCCGCCGCGTGTTCCTGCAGATCGACCTCTCCTGGCTGCTCGACACCGCCCAGTCCGAGATACCCGGCGACCCGGAGATCTCCGACTGGGGCTCGCTCGAAGCGGCCCGCGCCCGCCACGCCTTCCGCGTGATGGACATCCCCGTGTACGAACAGCCCCACCACCGCGCGGCCGCGCTCCTGGAGCAGCTGGTCCGCGTCCCGGCCCTCGAGCACTCCAACGAGCTGTACGGCGTCGTCGTGGCCGCCGCCTACCTCCACGCCTGCGGGCACCCGGTGAGCGTGACGGCGGAAGAGGCCATCGACCTCGTCGAGCGGGTGGCGGAGTCCCGCATCGACGTCCGGCAGGTCGCCGCGGTGCTCAAGGAGTGGACCGGCTGACGATGATCGAAAATCCCGTGCCGTGAGGTGGGGCGCACGTGCAGACTCGCTCCATGACGGAGATGCAGGCGTTTCGGGACGCGGTCGGCGCGTGGGCGAGCGGGGGTCCCGGCGGGCCGGCGAGTGACCTGGCCGCGCGCCTGGGGGTACGGACGGCGGTCCTGCTGGAAGGGCAGAGCGACTTCGAGGCCGTCGAGGCACTGGCCGCACGGCGCGGCCGGGACCTGGCGGCCGAGGGGGTGTGCGTGGTGCAGATGGGCGGGGCGATGAACGTCGGCCGCTACGCCGGTCTCCTCGGGCCGCCCGGCCTCGGCCTGCGCCTGACAGGACTGTGCGACGAGCGCGAGCAGAGCTACTTCGACCGCGGCCTGGAGCGCGCGGGGGCGCCGCACCAGGACGTCTTCGTGTGCGCGGCGGACCTGGAGGACGAGCTCATCCGCGCGCTGGGCACGGCACGGGTCGAGGAGATCGTACGGACCGAGGGCGACCTCCGTCCCTGGCAGACCTTCCTGCACCAGCCCGCGCAACAGGGCCGCACCCGGGAGCGGCAGCTGCGCCGCTTCCTCGGCACGAAGAAGGGCCGCAAGATCCGCTACGGCCGTCTGCTCGTCGAGGCACTGGAACCCGGCCGCGTACCGGACCCGCTCGACGACCTCCTCGCGAGCCTGTGACGCGCGGGTCGTTAATGAGTTGATCACGCGGCGCCGTCCGGGCAGGCTCGGCCACGACCTGGACGACAGCCTTCATGCCGACGGACCGGCCCACCCGGTCGACGGGGGCGGCGAGTCGGTGGATCGGAGACCGAGGAATGACCGCACGCCTCCACGCACTCTGCTTCGACGCGAACGACCCGACCCGGCTCGCGGCCTTCTGGGCCGACTTCCTGGGCTGGGAGAGGACCGACGACCCCCGTGACGGCATCGTGCTCCTGCCGAGCGACGACACCGGGTTCCGGATGCGGTTCGTCGCGGCCGAAGGGCCCAAGGAGGGCCCGAACCAGATGCACTTCGACCTGACGAGCACGTCGCTCGAAGACCAGCAGCAGGTCGTGGAGCGGGCTCTCGGACTCGGCGGTCGGCACATCGACATCGGCCAGCGCCCGGAGGAGGGGCACGTCGTACTCGCCGACCCCGAGGGCAACGAGTTCTGCGTCATCGCGCCGGGCAACAGCTTCCTCGCCGACTGCGGATTCGTCGGAGCGCTCGCGAGCGACGGTTCGCAGGAGGTCGGCTACTTCTGGAGCAAGGCGCTGGACTGGCCGCTGGTCTGGGACCAGGACGAGGAGACCGCGATCCGTTCCCCGCACGGTGGTCCGAAGGTCACCTGGGGCGGTCCGCCCGTGCGGACGAAGACCGGGAGGAACCGCCTGCACTTCGACCTCGCACCCCCCGCCGACGGCGACCAGCAGGCCGAGGTCGACCGCCTCGTGTCGCTCGGGGCGAAGCGGATCGACACCGGCGCGGACGCGGGCGCGGGCGTCGGGATCGCGATGGTCGACCCCGACGGAAACGAGTTCTGCGTCCTGACCCCCCGCTGAGGGGTGTCCGGCGGACCGAGGCCGGACGCGTGGTCGGCGGGTGTGGTGAGGTGCGGGGGGTGACCTCACACCAGACTGACGGCGAGGCGCCGGCCCCGCCCGGCCGACTCGGTCGCTCGGCGCAGGGTGCCGACCTGGGGATGATGGAAGGTCTTCACCGCGGGCCTGTCGCCGGACACCCTCTTCTTCGACCACAGGGACCCCGCCGTGGTCGACTGGTTGGCCAAGCGCCGCCTCGACGCCTGAGCCGTCCGCCGCGTCAGCGTGTCCGGCGGCGGGCCTGCTTCACCGCGCTGTCGACCGCCCAGGCGTCGCCGACCGGCCCGAGGTGGCCGAGCTTGTCGGGGTTGGTCACCGAGCGGATGGTCTGGATGTGCCCGTCGAGGATGTCGAGAGCCATGATGTGGAGGATCCTGCCGTCCGGGTCCCGGAAGACGGCGCCGGGCTGACCGTTCACCTCGCGGGGCGCGAACGTCACGTCGATCCGCAGGAGCCAGGGGAAGACCGCGCCGAGGAGCCGGGCCACGTTCTGGGAGCCCGTGACGGCCCGGGCCAGCTGCGGAGTCTTGCCGCCACTGTCCCCGACCAGCTGCACGTCGGCGGCCAGCAGATGCTGCAGCCCGCCCACGTCACCGTCCTTCAGCGCGTCGAAGAACCGCGCGGCCAGCTCCTGCCGCTCCTGCCGGTCCGCTTCGAAGCGGGGCCGTCCGGCGTCCATGTGTCGCCGCGCCCGGACGAGCAGCTGCCGGCAGGCGGCCTGGGAACGCCCCACCGCCGTGGCGACCTCCTCGAAGCCGAAGCCGAACACCTCCCGCAGCAGGAAGACCGCCCGCTCCAGCGGGCTGAGGCGCTCCAGGAGCAGCAGCGCCGCCATCGACACCGAGTCGGCGAGCTCCGCCGACCGGGCCGGGTCCTCGTAGGGGTCGTTCAGCAGCGGTTCGGGGAACCAGGGCCCGACGTACTCCTCCCGCCGTACGCGGGCGGACCGCAGCACATCGATCGAGATCCGCGTCACCGTGGCCGACAGGAAGGCCTTGGTGGACGTCGGCAGGGTGGCCGAGCCGTCGAAACGCAGCCATGCCTCCTGGACCGCGTCCTCGGCCTCGCTCACGCTGCCCAGGATCCGGTAGGCGATCGAGAACAGCAGTGGCCGCAGCTCCTCGAACTCCTCGACCTTGCTCATGCCGGGTCCTTTCCCCGTGCCGCTGCCCGGCGGGCAGAATTCCATGATCATCGAACGTCGGCAGGCCGCGACGGCGTTCCCGTACCCGGTTCCGTACGCGGTTCCGGTTCCGGTCCCGGTTTCGTTCCCGGTCCCGTTCCCGTGGCCTGCCGGCCGATGGGCCTCAGTGGAGCTGTCCGACCTTGTAGTCGCCCGCGGGCTGCTGGGTGATGAGGTTCAGCCGGTTCGCCAGGTTCATGAAGGCGACCAGGAGGACCAGGGCGTTGAGCTGCTCCTCGTCGTAGTGGTGGGAGGCGCGTGCCCACACCTCGTCGCCGACCCCGCCGGCCGCGTCCGCCGTCCGGGTCCCCTCCTCCGCCAGCTCCAGCGCGGCCCGCTCGGCCTCGGTGAAGACCTTGGCCTCCCGCCACGCCGCCACCAGGTTGAGCCGCACCGAGGTCTCGCCGGCCGCGGCGGCCTCCTTGGTGTGCATGTCGATGCAGACGGCGCACCCGTTGATCTGGCTGACACGAAGGGACACCAGCTCCTGGGTCGCGGCCGGCAGCGTCGACTCCTTGAGGACCTTGCCCGCAGCCATGAGGTGCTTGAAGGCCTTGCCGGTGATCTGGCTGGCGAAGAGGTTCAGTCGCGCGTCCATGGTCTGCTCCTACGTGGTCGAAAGTGCCTACACCCCTTGAGACGAGGCAGCCCATCCGCCTGTGACACGACCGCGTGTGACCCACGTCTCCTCGGTCCTGTCCGGCGGAACAAGGCCCGACGGGCCCGAGCCGCCGGAGCCGGCTCTGACATCGCCTGTCCCCGAGCGGGGCATCAAGGCCGAATAGGCTGCCCTGGTACCCCAAGCAGCTGAGGACGGACCACAGGGAGAGTGCGTGGAACTGACGGAGCGCGAGCTGATACGTCCGTGGGAAGGCGTTCTGATCACTCCCTCCGCCGGCGCCGACGCCGGCGTCCTGGTCCTGGCGGGATCCAGCGGGCGCATCGAACGTGAGAGAGCGCGCATCCTCGCCGAGAAGGGCTTCGCGGCCTTGGCCATCCGCTGGTTCGGTGGGCTCGGACAGTCGCCGGGACTCTGCGAGATCCCCCTGGAAACCTTCGTCGACGCCGTCGATGTCCTCCGCTCCGGCGGGGCGCGCCGCATCGGCATCCTCGGCGCCTCCAAGGGGGCTGAGGCGGCTCTGCTCACCGCGGTGCACGACCCGCGCGTGGACGTGGTGATCGCGCTGGCGCCGACCTCGCGGGTCTGGTGCAACGTCGGACCGGGCCACGACGGCGAACGGCTGCCCTATCGATCGTCCTGGACATGGAGAGGGCAGCCGTTGCCTTTTGTGCCGATGGACGAGTCCTGGACGGCCACACAACCGTCAAGCGGTCCTGTCGCCATCCGTGAATGGTACGAACTCAGTGAGAAGACCTTTCGCCATCTCATTGCCCCGGCGGAGATACCCGTGGAGAAGGCCCGGGCTGATCTGCTGCTGGTCGCGGGTGGTGACGACGCGATGTGGCCGTCTCTGCCCTTCGCGGAACGCTTGGCGCGACGCCGCCGCTCGGCCGGCGCCCCGGCGAGACTGATCACCCGTCACGATGCCGGCCACCGGCCACGCCTTCCGGGTGAGAGCCGGGCGCCGGCCTCCCCGCACTTTCAGTACGGAGGCACACCCGAAGCCGACGCGCTCCTGGGCGCGGCAGCGTGGCGACACATCCTCGCCATGCTCGGCAGCGGAGGCTGACGGACGGGCCTCTCTGCCGGCGACGACATCGGACGGTGCGGCGGCGCCATCTCAGTGACCCGGGACGACGAGACCGGATTCGTAGGCGACGATGACGAGTTGGGCCCGGTCGCGTGCGGCGAGTTTGCCCATGATGCGGCTGACATGGGTCTTCGCCGTGAGGGGCGAGAGGCCGAGCGTGTCGGCGATCTCGGTGTTGTTCAGGCCGCGGGCGACGAGTGCGAGGACCTGACGCTCGCGGTCCGTGAGCTCTTCCGGGCCGCCGGTCTGCGGGGTCTGGGGGAGTGCGAGGGTACGGGCGATCAGCCGTGCCGTCGGACCGGGGGACAGGAGGGCTTCCCCTGCCGCCACGGTGCGTATCGCGGTGAGGAGTTCGGCGGGCCGGATGTCCTTGACGACGAACCCTGACGCGCCCGCGCGCAGCGCCTCCACCACGTGCTCGTCCGTGTCGTACGTGGTGAGGACCAGCACCTTCACTCCGGCGAGGTCCTCGTCGGCGGCGATGAGACGGGTCGCGCCGATCCCGTCGAGCTCGGGCATCCGGAGGTCCATGACCACGAGGTCCGCCCGTGTCGTACGGGCGAGTTCGACGGCTTCCCTGCCGTTGGCCGCCTCCCCGACGACCTGCATGTCGGGTGCCGTGTCGACGAGCATCGCGAACGACGCGCGGACGAGGTTCTGGTCGTCCGCGAGCAGGACCCGGATCACGCGGTCGCCTCTTTCACCGTGAGCGGCAGCGCCGCTCTGACTTCGAAGCCCCCGCCGTCACGCGGGCCCGCGTCCAGTGTGCCGCCCACGCTCCGGGCCCGCTCCCGCATTCCCAGGATCCCGTATCCGGAACCACCGGTGCCGACGGCAGCGGTGCCCCGGTCGGTCACCCGTACCGTCAGCACTCGCTCGTGGAGGCCGACATCGACCCGTACGTCGGCAGCGGGACCTCCATGACGTACGGCGTTGGTCAGGGACTCCTGCACGATCCGGTACGCCGCCGCGCCCACCGCCGCCGGGACCTTCGTCTGCCCCGTCCGCAGGGTGAGGTCCGCGCCGGAGGACCGTACGAGGTCGGGCAGCGAGGCCAGGTCCGGCAGCGGGCCCTCGGGGGCGGCCCGCAACACGTCCAGCGTCGTGCGCACTTCGGCCCGCGCATCCCGGCAGGTCTCGGCTATCTGGTCGAGCGCCTGGACGAGGGCTCGACGGTCGAGACGGTCCGGATCGGCGACCAGGACGTGCGCGGCGACGGACGTCTGCACACCGATGAGGGTGATGGAGTGCGCGAGGAGATCGTGCAGGTCCCTCGCGATACGCAGCCGCTCCTCGGTGACTCGACGCTCCGCCTCGTGCCGCCCCCGCTCGACGACACCCGCGACGAGCTGGCGGTAGAGGCGGATGCTGGCGCCGAAGACCAGCATGGCGATCACCCAGCCCGAGACCCTCAACAGCTCGACCATCTCGTGCGGGTTGACGAAGAGCTGCATGGTGAGGGTGACGGAGGTGACCGAGAGGCCCACGATCACGGTGTTCCGGGGCCGGCTCGTGGAGGCCACGGAGTACAGCGCGGTCATCGAGGCCGGGATCGGCGCGAGATGCATGTAGTCGAGCGCGTGGTACGGGGCGACGCAGGCCACCACGGCGAGGAGCACCGGCAGAGGGGCCTTGCGCCGCCAGGCGAGCGGGACATGTGCGGCGAGCAGCAGCGCCCAGCCGAGCAGGTCGGGGCGGCGGCCGTCGTCGACGGTGAGGGCGAGCGCGATCGCGACGACCGCGAAGACGGCGGCGGCCGTCGCGTCGCACCGCACCGGGTACGGCGCGGCCTGCGGGTCGCGGGTGAGGGCCGCTGCGAAGTCCATGGTGTCCATCCTCCCTGCGGGCGGGGGCTCCTGACAGTCCGGGATGCCCCCGACCCGCCCCTGATTCAGACCCGTACGGGCGTCGACTCGGACCCGGATCCGGTCCCGGACTCAGACGCAGACCCGGACTCAGACCGGGACTCAACGCCGGCCCCAGCCCCATCACCCGACGCAGCCCCGGCCCCGGCCACACTCTCGGCCCCGTCCTGCTTGGCCAGCGGCCCCGGCCACCACACCGTGCGACCGAGCAGCACGCTCGCGCTCGTCACGAGATACGTACGAACCAGGAAGGTGTCGAGCAGGACACCGATCGCGATGACGAATCCGAGCTCCGCGAGCTGCACCATCGGCATGTTGACGAGGACCGCGAAGGTGGCGGCGAGGACGAGCCCGGCCGAGGCGATCACCCCACCGGTCGTGCGCAGCGCTGTCAGGGCCGCGGTGCCCGTTGCCGTACCGTTCAGGCATTCCTCGCGCATCCGGTGCATCAGGAAGATGCCGTAGTCGACGCCGAGGGCGACGAGGAACACGAAGGAGAGCAGGGCCAGGCCCGGGTCGGTGCCCTCGAATCCGAAGAGCGCCTCGAAGACGAGACCGCCGATGCCGAGGGCCGCACCCCAGACGGCGACGACCGCGGCGACCAGGAGCAGCGGCGCGACGAGGCTGCGCAACAGCAGGGCCAGCACGATCAGTACGACGGCCAGGACGAGCGGGATGACGAGGGTGCGGTCACGCGCGCTGGTATCGGCCATGTCGAGTTGCTCGGCGCTGGGCCCGCCGACGTACACGCCGTCTCCGAGCGCGGAACGCAGCTCTCTGATGGTCGCGGTCTCGCCGGTGGACTGCGGCGGGTGGGAGGCGAGGACGGAGATCTCGGTCCAGCCGTCGCCGGTGCGGCCGAGTTCGGCCTTGGCGACGCCCTCGGTCCGCCGCGCGGTCCGCAGGGCGCTGGACGAGTCGGCTGCCGGGGCGATGACGGTGATGGGCTGGGTACCCGTCTGCGGGTAGGCGGTGGCCAGCGTCTTCATGGCCGCGACGGCCTCGGGGGTGGTGCTGAAGGAGTCCTCCTGCTTGAGAGCCCCGGGCAGGTTCAGCGCCCCGAGGGCGAGAGCGGCCAGAGCGGCGGCGCCCGCGATCAGGACGGCGAGGGGACGCCGCCCGGCGGAGGAGCCCATGGCGGCGAACAGGGAACGGCGCGCGGCCTTCGGCTTGCTCCCGTACGCCGGGATCAGCGGCCAGAACACGCGCCGGCCGAGGACGACGAGAAGGGCGGGGAGCAGCGTCATCATCGCGACGAGTGCGCACACCACGCCGACGGCTGCGGTGGGTCCCATGCCCCGGCTGCTGTTCATGTCGGCGGCGAGCAGGCAGAGCATGCCGAGGGCCACGGTCCCGCAGGAGGCCAGGACGGCGGGCCCGCAGCCGCGCAGGGCGGCGGTCATGGCGTCGTACGGGCGCGGGGTACGGCGCAGTTCCTCGCGGTAGCGGGAGACGAGGAGCAGCGCGTAGTCGGTGCCCGCGCCGAAGACGAGGATCGTCATCACGCCCGTGCTCTGGCCGGAGACGCTGATGTCGAAGCCCTGGTGGAGCGCGTAGGTGACGGCCATGGAGAGGTAGTCGGCGACACCGGCGACGAGCAGCGGGACGAGCCAGAGGAAGGGGCTGCGGTAGATGACGATCAGGAGGATCGCGACGACCGCGACGGTCGTGTAGAGGAGCGGGCCGTCGAGGGAGGCGTAGACCTCGCCGGCGTCGGTGGCGAGCGCGCCGGGGCCGCCGACCTCACCGCTCACACGCTCGCGGACGGCGTGGACGAACGCGTCCCTTGCCGCCTCGTCCGTACCGGGTTCGGTGCTGGACACGGCGTACAGCAGAGTGGTGCCGTCCTCGGAGGGGACGGGCCGCGGGGGCGAAGCGAGCGGGTGCTCGGCGGCGACCTGCGCGACCTCCCGCGCGGCGGTGGCCTCGTCGGCGGGGGTCAGCCCGCCGTCGCGGTGGTAGACGAGCACGAGGTCGGTGGAGTCTCCACCGGGCATCCGCTCGGTGATCTCCGCGACCTGCGTCGAGTCGGCGCTCGCGGGCAGGTAGTCGACGGCGCGGTCACGCTGGACGTCGCCGAGCTTTCCGGCGAGGGGTGCGGCGAGGGCGATCACGATCACCCACAGGGCCAGCACCCCCCAGCCGACGATTCTCCTACGGCCCTCCATCGGGGCCTCCCTCCATCGGTCCTCTTCGGGGTCGATTCCAGACTCCCGTCGCCCGGAGGGGGATTCGTCGCGCTGGAGGCCGAGGTGAGGGCTACTGCCGACGGCGGTGCCGGCCGGCGATTACTCCCGGGGGAGTACGGGAGCGGTGCCGCGTGAAGGGGGATGGACCATGACGTCGGACCGTGACGTGCTGTGGCGCCGCGCTCCACCGGTCGGCGCGGGCGTCACCCCACCGGTGCCGGTGCGATGTCCGCCCACAGGGCAGCGTCGCCGGGCGAGAGCGGTGCGACGACGGCTCCGTCCGACGCGTCGCCGTCCCACCACAGGCCCTGCCCGGATGCCAGGACGTGCCCGTCGGCGCCCGTCTGCCAACGGCCGTTCAGCACGTAGAGCACGCCGCTGTGCCCGGCGGGCGGGACGACGGGGCCGACGACACGCTCCACCCGGGCCGTCCATCGACCGCGCCGCACCATGATGTTGAGCACCCGACAGGCGCCGCCCGGCAGCTCGGCGGTCAGCGAGAGGTCGCCGGAGAAGCCGAACGGTTCTCCGGCGCGTACCAAGGCCTGATCGAACTCCCCAGGACTGACCAGCCGCACACCGTCGCCCGCCAGCAGCGTGAGCGTCCGGTCGACGCCCGGGAACGCCGAGAACGGCCCGTCCCGGTCGATGTCCGCGACACTCGCGCGCCACCCGAACGCGTCGGACCCCACCGGTCGCGAGGCGATCTCTCGCGTCGCACCCCCACCGTTGAGCCACCGGCCCGCGGTCAGCGAATCGACATCGAAGTGGTGCATGGGCGGGCTCCTGACCTGCGCGCGGAACGGGTACGGATCACCCTCGCACGACCGTACCGGTGGACGGAGGCCATAGCCGAACACAACCTCGGAGAAGCACTCGCCTACCTCCCCACGAACCTCCACTGACCCCGGAGCACCTGCTTCCGACGCCCGACGCCCGACGCCCGACGCCACGGAGCCCGGTGGTGAGGCCCGCCCATGCCGAAGATCACCTCATGTGCAATCCACGTGAAATTCAAAGAGCGTTTCAACGCGTGATCGATGTAGGGTATGGGGCATGGAGGTGAGCTCTGTGCCTACTGAGGACGAGCTGTTCAGTGCGGTGGATGCGCTGTTGGGCCAGGTCGCTCAGGACGACCTTCCGGCGCCCGAGGAACGCAAGCGCCTACGGGAGGCCGCGGGGCTGAGCCAGGAGCAGCTCGCGAAGGCGTTGAAGAGCCGGCGCGAGACCATCGGGAACTGGGAGTCAGGCGTCACGGAGCCGCGGCCGCCGAAACGCGCCGCCTATGCCCGGCTCCTGGAAGGGCTCGCCGCACGCTTCCCCGCCGCGATCGACGCGGCCGAGGTCCCGCCACCGGCATTCCCGGAAGCGCCCACCGGCACGGCCACGACCCAGCCCCCGGCACAGGCCCCCACCCCCACCCCCGCCGCGGCTCCCACCCCCACAGCCGCCCCACCCCCCGCCGTCGAACCGTTCCAGCACCCCGCGGACTCCGTACCCCCCTCCCGCCCCCCTGCGCACAACCCCAGCCCGCAGGCCTCGGCGCGGCGGCCGGTCGCGAAGAAGACGGCGTCCCGAAAGCCCCCGACCGCCGCCGCGGACCCCCGCTTCGAGCACGGGCCACTGGCCGTCGTCGACGTCGAGGACGGCGTGGTCTCCGCGTACTGCGTCGGCGGCCTCGTCCTCGACGTCCCCGCCAAGTCCCTGCCGGCCCTGATCGAGTGGACGCTGACCGAGGCCAGGCTCGGCCAAGCCCGCCTGCACCGCAACGGCCGCGACGCCGACCCGGTCCTGGTGCTCACGCAGGCAGCGCTGGAGCGCTACGGCCTGCCCGCCACCCTGTCGGACGAGGAGCGACGCGCCGGACGGCTCCCGGACGCCCACAAGGTGGTCAAGCAGCTCACCAAGGCCGACTGGAAGCTGACCCAGCGCGGATTCGGCGCCTGGGCGAGGATCTACCGCCCGGCCGAAGGGGCGAAGCGCCACTGCGTCCAGCTGTGCATCCCGTCCTGGAACGCTCTGGACGTCCGCGAGTGGGACCGCAAGAGCGACCCGCAGCTGCCGACGATGCACCCGGCGGACCTCGCCCGCTACCTGGGTACGTACGCGGACAGGGTGATGACGCCGCGCGGCACCACGGCGGTCACCGGCCTGGAACTGATGGTCGCGCTGCGCCCGCCGACCCGCGCGGAGAAGGACGGAACGACCGGCGAGTTCAAGCGGGCGTTCAACACCGACGCGCTCACCGCGGTGTACGACGTGGTGGAGTGCGAGGTCCCCGACGAACACCCCCTCCTCAAAGGCAGGTTCGCCCGGCACCACCTGAGGACCCCGGCCGAGATGCTGATGGAGGAGCCGTACGACTGGTGCCGGCAGCTGACCGACGAGGAGTGCATGAACCCGTACCTGGTCGCGGTCGACATCAACATGTCGTTCGCCGCGGCCGCGAACGGGCTCACCGTCGGACTGGACGGCCCGACCCACCTCACCGGCAACCCGGCCTTCGACCCGACGCTGCCCGGCTCGTGGCTGGTCGACCTCTCCCACGTCGACCTCTCGCGCGTGGACGTCGGCGGCCGTACGGTCGACGGCGCCCGGCTCCCGAGCCCGTTCACGCCCAAGGGCGACCACCCGACCGGGCCGGCCTGGTACGCCACCCCCACCGTCCAGTACGCGGTCGAGCTCGGCTTCGGCGTCGCGCCGATCGAGGCGTACGTGCGCACCCGGACCGGCCGCTACCTGGACGGCTGGTACAAGCACCTGCGCGACGCGTACGTGGCGACGATGGCCGACCTCGACGTCACCACCGACCTGTCCGGGAGCGAGTTCCTGGAGGCGATGGCCGACTCCCGTCGGGTCGACCCGACGATGGCGCTGCTGGTGACCGCGATCAAGGCGACCGCGAAGGGCGGCATCGGCAAGCTGCGCCAGCGCAACCGCGGACAGGTCCCGTACTACGAGCCGTGGCCGGCCCTGGCCCGGGAGACGTGGCGCCCCGACATCCGGGCCGCCGTGCTGGCGAACCAGCGGATCGGCCTGCACCGCAAGCTGATGAAGACGGCGGCCGCCGCCGACCTGTACCCGGTCGCGATCGGCACCGACGCCATCGTGTACCCCTCACCCGGCCCGTCCCCGCTGGACGTCCTGCCGCACACCCCGGAGGGCAAGCCCGCACCGGGCACCTTCCGGCTCGGGGTGTCGCCGGGCATGGTCAAGCACCAGGGCACGCAGACCGTGCTGTGGGCCGAGGAGCAGTTCGAGGAGCACGGCGGCGTGTTCAACGTCGCCAACCTCATCAAGACGGACCCGGCTGCCGGAGAAGGGGAGTAACGGACCATGGCGGCGGACTCGTTCGGCGACAGCCTGGACCGCGCACTGGAGGGGGCGTTCACCCGCCCGGCCCCCAAGGGCGCGCAGGCGCAGATGAAGTACCTGGTCAAGCAGCTCAAGGGCACCAAGGCCGTCGCCCAGGCGCTCGGGGTGTCGCAGCGCACGGTGGAGCGGTACGTCGCCGGCAAGCTGAAGCGGCCCCGCCAGGAGCTCCGCGAGCGCATGGAGCGCGAGGTCAGGAAGCGGTGGCAGCCGCAGATCCGCGCGAAGGCCCGGAAGAAGGCGGCGTCCACGGACGGCCTGGTGGTCTCCACCCGAGCCCGCTTCGGCTTCACCGCCGCTCCGGGCACGACGGACGACGCCCGGATCCGCGACATCACCCAGGCCCTGCCGCCCCAGTGGGCGGACCGCCTGTACACGGCCCGCGAGCAGGGAGCCGACGAACGCCGGCTCCAGCGCATCGCCGCGGAGGGCCTGGCGGAGATGTACTTCCGGGCCGACAACACGCGGGCGCACGGCCTGGGCGTGGAGTTCACCGACGTACAGCACATCGAGATCGAGCTGTAGTCACGGCGACGGCCGGACAAGGCTCCGGTCGGCGAGGGAGTCACGGCTACCAGGACCGATCCGCGTCATTGTGCGGGGCGTGAGGTTTGCCGCCGGTAGTTCGGGCACTGGGGCGCAGGTCCTAGGCCCGGAGGCGGACCGTCGCCCGCCCTTCGGTGCCCTCGTGGCCGAACGGTCCGTCAACCTCTCGGCCCGATGGCTCCGGCGTCACCACGGTCAGTAGGGGGCGGCACATCCCTCCCGCGCCGCGCGCGCGACCGAATCAGTGATCGACGACAGTCCCCGTGGCTGTCCCGCTAGGCTCTGGTCGGTGACGAACGACGTGACCTTGATGCCGTTACAGCGGAGCGAGCAGGCAGTTCTCCAGGCGATCCGTGAACACGGTGGCCGACCCGTCAGCGTGGCCGGCCTCGCGCGGGCGACGGGGTACAGCCCGGCCGCGGTCACCCGGGCCCGCCGGTTGCTGCGTGACCGCGGCCTGTTGGAGTACGAGTCGGGGAACGGGCACACGCCCACCCGCTACCGACTCCCCGGGCAGGCGCCCACCCGCACGGGGCCGCCCCAGCCGC
Above is a genomic segment from Streptomyces sp. NBC_00094 containing:
- a CDS encoding sensor histidine kinase → MDFAAALTRDPQAAPYPVRCDATAAAVFAVVAIALALTVDDGRRPDLLGWALLLAAHVPLAWRRKAPLPVLLAVVACVAPYHALDYMHLAPIPASMTALYSVASTSRPRNTVIVGLSVTSVTLTMQLFVNPHEMVELLRVSGWVIAMLVFGASIRLYRQLVAGVVERGRHEAERRVTEERLRIARDLHDLLAHSITLIGVQTSVAAHVLVADPDRLDRRALVQALDQIAETCRDARAEVRTTLDVLRAAPEGPLPDLASLPDLVRSSGADLTLRTGQTKVPAAVGAAAYRIVQESLTNAVRHGGPAADVRVDVGLHERVLTVRVTDRGTAAVGTGGSGYGILGMRERARSVGGTLDAGPRDGGGFEVRAALPLTVKEATA
- a CDS encoding carboxymuconolactone decarboxylase family protein, whose translation is MDARLNLFASQITGKAFKHLMAAGKVLKESTLPAATQELVSLRVSQINGCAVCIDMHTKEAAAAGETSVRLNLVAAWREAKVFTEAERAALELAEEGTRTADAAGGVGDEVWARASHHYDEEQLNALVLLVAFMNLANRLNLITQQPAGDYKVGQLH
- a CDS encoding acyl-CoA thioester hydrolase/BAAT C-terminal domain-containing protein; amino-acid sequence: MELTERELIRPWEGVLITPSAGADAGVLVLAGSSGRIERERARILAEKGFAALAIRWFGGLGQSPGLCEIPLETFVDAVDVLRSGGARRIGILGASKGAEAALLTAVHDPRVDVVIALAPTSRVWCNVGPGHDGERLPYRSSWTWRGQPLPFVPMDESWTATQPSSGPVAIREWYELSEKTFRHLIAPAEIPVEKARADLLLVAGGDDAMWPSLPFAERLARRRRSAGAPARLITRHDAGHRPRLPGESRAPASPHFQYGGTPEADALLGAAAWRHILAMLGSGG
- a CDS encoding VOC family protein, coding for MTARLHALCFDANDPTRLAAFWADFLGWERTDDPRDGIVLLPSDDTGFRMRFVAAEGPKEGPNQMHFDLTSTSLEDQQQVVERALGLGGRHIDIGQRPEEGHVVLADPEGNEFCVIAPGNSFLADCGFVGALASDGSQEVGYFWSKALDWPLVWDQDEETAIRSPHGGPKVTWGGPPVRTKTGRNRLHFDLAPPADGDQQAEVDRLVSLGAKRIDTGADAGAGVGIAMVDPDGNEFCVLTPR
- a CDS encoding fic family toxin-antitoxin system, toxin component, giving the protein MFLQIDLSWLLDTAQSEIPGDPEISDWGSLEAARARHAFRVMDIPVYEQPHHRAAALLEQLVRVPALEHSNELYGVVVAAAYLHACGHPVSVTAEEAIDLVERVAESRIDVRQVAAVLKEWTG
- a CDS encoding TOPRIM nucleotidyl transferase/hydrolase domain-containing protein; the protein is MTEMQAFRDAVGAWASGGPGGPASDLAARLGVRTAVLLEGQSDFEAVEALAARRGRDLAAEGVCVVQMGGAMNVGRYAGLLGPPGLGLRLTGLCDEREQSYFDRGLERAGAPHQDVFVCAADLEDELIRALGTARVEEIVRTEGDLRPWQTFLHQPAQQGRTRERQLRRFLGTKKGRKIRYGRLLVEALEPGRVPDPLDDLLASL
- a CDS encoding response regulator transcription factor, with the translated sequence MIRVLLADDQNLVRASFAMLVDTAPDMQVVGEAANGREAVELARTTRADLVVMDLRMPELDGIGATRLIAADEDLAGVKVLVLTTYDTDEHVVEALRAGASGFVVKDIRPAELLTAIRTVAAGEALLSPGPTARLIARTLALPQTPQTGGPEELTDRERQVLALVARGLNNTEIADTLGLSPLTAKTHVSRIMGKLAARDRAQLVIVAYESGLVVPGH
- a CDS encoding RNA polymerase sigma-70 factor encodes the protein MSKVEEFEELRPLLFSIAYRILGSVSEAEDAVQEAWLRFDGSATLPTSTKAFLSATVTRISIDVLRSARVRREEYVGPWFPEPLLNDPYEDPARSAELADSVSMAALLLLERLSPLERAVFLLREVFGFGFEEVATAVGRSQAACRQLLVRARRHMDAGRPRFEADRQERQELAARFFDALKDGDVGGLQHLLAADVQLVGDSGGKTPQLARAVTGSQNVARLLGAVFPWLLRIDVTFAPREVNGQPGAVFRDPDGRILHIMALDILDGHIQTIRSVTNPDKLGHLGPVGDAWAVDSAVKQARRRTR